A stretch of Fusarium poae strain DAOMC 252244 chromosome 2, whole genome shotgun sequence DNA encodes these proteins:
- a CDS encoding hypothetical protein (MEROPS:MER0034961~CAZy:GH35~CAZy:CE10), protein MTGLIYDPEYFKAIGSPPKGPRADPPKTAHELRSNIENTIRYVVTNSPYPSGVKETVYKVKSFDGAEIEVTRFACEETLASEKPTAAVVYFHGGGFVACTVPPFAPQIARFANDSKLPYFAVDYRLAPEHPAPAALEDAWAAMQFVWKSAAELNVDPTRIALYGDSAGGGLAAGAALMARDRHLSPPIAKQLLIYPMLDDRYNLKADDPYLEVLAMRPAGAKVAWDAYLSKLREGDDVQSLSYAVPARAATLEGLPSTYIDIGSLDLFRDESMKYANRLANEHVEVEFHLWPGLPHGFDVGLLALTGFSIAQENANVPIQDNGLTNIVQWDDHSYLINGERIFVFSGEFHYWRLPVPELWRDLLEKIKAAGFNAFSIYNSWGYHEASPGALDFDNGAHDFVSIMTLAKELGLYLLIRPGPYVNAEANAGGFPLWVTTGDYGRLRNDDPRFTKAWSKYWTEISKIIEPHLITNGGNVAMFQIENELGGQWKNDDKRILNEPTANYMQLLQDAARDAGINVPVFHNAPNTRTFSWSNDFEANATGNVDVTGVDSYPSCWSCNLDECTGTNGEYVPYNIQDYVTYFSKQSPAQPHFLPEFQGGSYNPWGGPEGGCPGDIGPDFANIFYRDLVAQQATAISLYMMYGGTNWGWFACPVVATSYDYSSPISENREIWDKYYETKSLTLFTRVAHDLTKTNRVTNSTSLSTNDDVLVSELRHEDNDAAFYVARHDYSPSGTKEIFKIRVNTSEGEMTIPQNDHITINGHQSKIIPTDFHFGEKTLLYTTSEVLTYSVIDKKEVIVLWLPEGEHGEFILKGHTELKHDKSLKGIRVKAGKKSVTVNYTQKKGLFTLDMKDGATIVLADRQTAYKFWAPTLDNDPFAPVNKTVLVHGPYLVRHATIKNGQLNIEGDLDKSTEITVFAPKSLKSISWNGEKVKISSKEGHKYTAKLKGPSKVKLPKLESWRYTDSLPEVKSNYKTSSSTWVVANKKNTTNAVLVPDLKNPVLYVDEYNVHYGNHIYRATFSVTDKAPTGVYLNITGGLAFGYSVWLNSDYIGSYLGNATVGNSGQEFSFKNATVSKKENVLVVLMDNSGHDLREGALDPRGITNATLIGSAKDGYKFSEWKIAGHAGSVEGEVIDPVRGPLNEGGLYAERIGAHLPGFSDKKWKSYSSKQGTLVNPSAGVRAYRTTVDLDIPDGLDVGISFKLTAPSNTTFSPTKKGYSNRVRVLLFVNGYQYGRFHPYIGNQVSFPVPPGVLNYDGENTIAVTVWSQSAEGGEVKFEWEVDYAHASSFDVKFDSKYLRPEWTEDRLQYA, encoded by the exons ATGACTGGCCTCATATATGACCCTGAATACTTCAAAGCCATTGGATCGCCCCCCAAGGGACCAAGAGCTGATCCTCCAAAGACGGCTCATGAGCTGAGATCTAATATTGAAAATACCATTCGTTATGTCGTTACCAACTCGCCATACCCTTCTGGAGTCAAAGAAACCGTATACAAGGTCAAAAGCTTTGATGGAGCTGAGATTGAAGTCACACGCTTCGCATGCGAAGAAACTCTGGCCTCGGAGAAACCCACAGCTGCAGTCGTCTATTTCCATGGAGGTGGCTTTGTAGCGTGTACTGTACCACCCTTTGCGCCACAAATCGCGCGTTTCGCGAACGACTCCAAGTTACCGTACTTTGCTGTTGATTACAGGCTAGCCCCAGAGCATCCTGCTCCGGCAGCACTTGAAGATGCTTGGGCGGCCATGCAGTTCGTATGGAAGTCTGCTGCAGAACTCAATGTCGACCCTACCAGAATCGCGTTGTATGGCGACAGTGCTGGTGGTGGTCTTGCTGCAGGCGCAGCTTTGATGGCCAGAGATCGTCATCTTAGTCCTCCAATAGCGAAACAGCTGTTGATTTATCCGATGCTGGACGACCGCTATAACCTCAAAGCTGATGACCCATATCTTGAAGTCTTGGCAATGAGGCCAGCAGGAGCAAAAGTTGCATGGGACGCCTACCTTTCTAAACTCCGAGAGGGCGATGATGTACAGTCTTTATCTTATGCTGTTCCTGCCAGAGCTGCTACCTTGGAGGGTCTTCCATCCACATATATCGACATCGGATCTCTGGACCTCTTCCGAGATGAGAGCATGAAATACGCCAACAGATTGGCTAATGAGCACGTTGAAGTTGAGTTTCATCTTTGGCCTGGACTACCGCATGGGTTTGATG TCGGGCTACTGGCCCTGACAGGGTTCTCAATTGCTCAAGAGAACGCCAATGTTCCAATCCAGGACAATGGACTGACTAACATTGTGCAATG GGACGATCACAGCTACCTCATCAATGGCGAGCGAAtttttgtcttttctggAGAGTTCCATTACTGGCGACTGCCCGT ACCCGAACTCTGGCGAGACTTGCTGGAAAAGATCAAAGCGGCCGGCTTCAATGCCTTCAGCATCTACAACAGCTGGGGCTACCACGAGGCTTCCCCAGGTGCCCTCGACTTCGACAACGGCGCGCACGACTTTGTGTCTATCATGACGCTGGCAAAAGAGCTCGGTCTTTACCTCTTGATCCGCCCCGGTCCCTACGTAAATGCCGAGGCCAATGCGGGAGGATTTCCCCTTTGGGTGACGACCGGCGACTACGGCAGGCTACGAAACGACGATCCTCGATTCACTAAAGCTTGGTCCAAGTACTGGACTGAGATCTCCAAGATTATTGAGCCGCACCTAATCACGAATGGCGGAAACGTCGCCATGTTCCAG ATCGAGAACGAGCTGGGTGGTCAGTGGAAGAACGATGACAAGCGAATCTTGAACGAACCCACAGCGAATTACATGCAACTTCTGCAAGACGCTGCAAGGGATGCTGGCATCAACGTGCCCGTGTTCCACAACGCGCCCAACACT CGCACCTTTTCTTGGTCAAATGACTTTGAAGCCAATGCAACTGGCAACGTCGACGTCACGGGTGTAGACAGTTACCCTTCCTGCTGGAGCTGCAACCTTGACGAGTGCACAGGAACGAACGGCGAATATGTCCCTTACAATATCCAGGACTACGTCACGTACTTCTCCAAGCAGTCTCCAGCTCAACCTCATTTTCTGCCTGAGTTCCAGGGCGGATCTTACAACCCTTGGGGTGGTCCTGAGGGCGGCTGTCCTGGTGACATTGGCCCTGATTTCGCCAACATCTTCTACCGTGACTTGGTTGCTCAACAAGCCACGGCGATCTCACTTTACATGATGTACGGTGGCACCAACTGGGGCTGGTTCGCTTGCCCTGTGGTTGCTACTAGCTACGACTACTCTTCCCCCATATCTGAGAACCGTGAGATCTGGGACAAGTACTATGAGACCAAGTCATTGACTCTGTTTACCCGCGTTGCGCATGACCTCACAAAGACCAACCGAGTAACCAACAGCACATCTCTCTCAACCAATGACGATGTTTTAGTTTCTGAACTTCGTCATGAGGACAACGATGCAGCCTTTTACGTGGCTCGACACGATTACTCCCCATCAGGTACAAAGGAGATCTTCAAGATCCGTGTCAACACTTCCGAGGGCGAAATGACCATTCCTCAAAATGACCACATCACGATCAATGGTCATCAGTCCAAGATCATCCCTACCGACTTTCACTTCGGCGAGAAGACTCTTCTCTACACTACTTCTGAGGTGCTGACATACTCTGTCATCGATAAGAAGGAGGTTATAGTCCTCTGGTTGCCTGAGGGTGAGCATGGAGAGTTCATCCTCAAGGGACATACCGAGCTCAAGCATGACAAGTCTCTCAAGGGTATCAGGGTTAAGGCAGGTAAGAAGAGCGTCACGGTCAACTACACTCAAAAGAAGGGACTTTTCACTCTTGACATGAAGGATGGTGCGACTATTGTCTTGGCTGATCGTCAGACTGCTTACAAGTTCTGGGCACCGACGTTGGACAACGATCCTTTTGCACCTGTGAACAAGACTG TTCTGGTACATGGTCCTTATCTCGTCCGTCATGCCACCATCAAGAATGGTCAGCTCAACATCGAAGGCGATCTCGACAAGTCTACCGAAATTACTGTCTTCGCTCCTAAGTCTCTAAAGTCTATTTCGTGGAACGGCGAGAAGGTCAAGATCTCATCAAAAGAAGGCCACAAGTATACTGCTAAGCTCAAGGGTCCCTCAAAGGTCAAGCTTCCCAAGCTTGAGTCGTGGAGATACACCGACAGTTTGCCAGAGGTCAAGTCCAATTACAAGACTTCTTCCTCAACATGGGTTG TGGCCAATAAGAAGAACACCACCAACGCGGTGCTCGTTCCTGATTTGAAGAACCCCGTGCTGTATGTTGACGAGTACAATGTCCACTACGGAAACCACATCTACAGGGCCACGTTCTCTGTAACGGACAAGGCCCCCACTGGCGTGTATCTAAACATTACAGGTGGTTTGGCCTTTGGCTATTCTGTCTGGTTGAACTCTGACTACATTGGATCCTACCTCGGCAATGCTACTGTCGGAAATTCAGGACAAGAGTTCTCGTTCAAGAATGCGACTGTATCCAAGAAAGAGAATGTTCTTGTTGTGTTGATGGATAACTCGGGTCACGACCTTCGTGAAGGTGCCCTTGACCCTCGAGGTATTACCAACGCGACTCTCATCGGTTCTGCTAAGGACGGTTATAAGTTTTCCGAGTGGAAGATTGCTGGCCATGCTGGAAGCGTCGAGGGTGAAGTTATTGATCCAGTCCGAGGTCCTCTTAATGAAGGTGGTCTCTACGCGGAGCGTATTGGTGCTCATCTTCCCGGGTTCTCCGACAAGAAATGGAAGTCGTACTCATCCAAGCAAGGAACCCTCGTCAACCCTTCGGCTGGGGTCCGTGCCTATAGAACCACTGTCGACCTTGACATTCCCGATGGTCTCGATGTTGGGATCTCATTCAAGCTCACAGCTCCTTCCAACACGACCTTTTCGCCTACCAAGAAGGGCTACAGCAACCGTGTTCGTGTTCTGCTGTTTGTTAATGGGTATCAGTACGGTCGCTTCCACCCTTACATCGGTAACCAGGTCTCTTTCCCTGTCCCACCTGGCGTTTTGAACTACGACGGAGAGAACACTATCGCTGTCACTGTTTGGAGCCAGAGCGCTGAAGGCGGTGAAGTCAAGTTTGAATGGGAGGTTGACTATGCGCATGCTTCAAGCTTTGACGTCAAGTTTGACAGCAAGTATCTCCGTCCGGAATGGACTGAGGATAGACTGCAGTACGCATGA
- a CDS encoding hypothetical protein (SECRETED:SignalP(1-18)) — translation MRFASGIIIGLLAANGLAQTVADSDQQPEPSAIAEPQPSEPAAEPSAPAAEPSSPSDNDDDDTPQTVAQPTAVPEPTADEPVATGDASQVSGGEQPTATATDDDDDEEATTAAEGTATADATATDEDATATETETDDDDATDTATLTATESAAPTSTGAVVEVDLKNATIGDNAELIKVDGKTAIKLSAPANGQATFTVPVDTDSDNFDDDDLIYIVASILVGEGSAKLRKRATKTDCTLQIQAGSANVYSEPLYTTDGKFQDIKSNGIRSSDNPGAANVQVTQSCGDKPSPLTVGNVRAGTDSGIKSSSGSGGSGGSGGSGGGSGGKGGNGSGSGSGSGTSTADGANASETGDSGNVGSKARASIGALAAAVLAAAAFV, via the exons ATGCGCTTCGCTTCAGGCATCATCATAGGCCTTTTGGCTGCCAACGGCCTTGCTCAAACAGTGGCAGACTCAGATCAACAACCAGAGCCTTCGGCCATCGCCGAACCTCAACCTTCAGAACCCGCAGCGGAACCTTCAGCGCCTGCTGCAGAACCTTCGAGTCCATCAGAcaatgacgacgacgacacaCCACAAACAGTTGCGCAGCCTACAGCTGTCCCAGAACCCACTGCAGACGAGCCCGTAGCCACAGGGGATGCTTCCCAAGTCTCTGGGGGAGAACAGCCTACAGCTACAGCAaccgacgatgatgacgacgaggaggCTACAACGGCGGccgagggaacagcaactgCAGACG CTACTGCTACCGACGAAGATGCCACAGCTACAGAGACCGAAAcagacgatgacgatgcgACGGATACAGCCACCCTAACGGCCACCGAGAGCGCAGCTCCAACAAGCACCGGTGCCGTAGTAGAAGTCGATCTCAAGAACGCGACTATCGGCGACAACGCAGAGCTGATTAAAGTCGACGGAAAGACTGCTAT AAAACTCAGCGCTCCCGCCAACGGCCAGGCAACGTTTACCGTCCCCGTCGACACCGATAGCGATAActttgacgatgacgacCTCATCTATATTGTCGCATCCATCCTCGTAGGGGAAGGAAGCGCCAAACTCCGAAAGAGAGCTACAAAAACGGACTGCACCCTGCAGATCCAAGCCGGCAGCGCAAACGTCTACAGCGAACCTCTATACACAACCGATGGCAAGTTCCAGGACATCAAGAGTAACGGCATTCGGTCGTCGGATAATCCCGGCGCTGCGAACGTGCAAGTTACGCAGTCGTGTGGTGACAAACCTTCGCCTCTTACTGTTGGCAACGTTCGTGCTGGTACCGACAGTGGAATAAAGTCAAGCTCTGGATCTGGCGGCAGCGGAGGTTCTGGAGGCAGTGGAGGTGGAAGTGGCGGGAAGGGTGGTAATGGCAGCGGTAGCGGTAGCGGCTCAGGAACATCTACAGCAGATGGAGCCAATGCAAGCGAGACTGGTGATTCTGGTAACGTCGGATCCAAGGCCAGGGCCAGCATTGGGGCTCTTGCTGCCGCTGTTCTGGCAGCCGCTGCATTTGTTTAA